Proteins from a genomic interval of Leptospira kanakyensis:
- a CDS encoding MlaE family ABC transporter permease, giving the protein MKRIYSKTLEPLLYAIGYTVLLLFRSIGQSHHLYFKRREILEQMFIAGVGSLFVVSIVSIFTGMILGLNTGLGLRDFGAEGQIGLLLTITLTREMSPFMTSLILAASVGSAMAAEIGTMKVSEEIDALEVMSINPIRYLVMPRIVGFSLMVPVLCVYSAALGILGGGIVGHFQLGIDMISYFQDVYYRISSVPGLKDLYVGLLKGYVFGIAISTISCSQGLRTEGGAIGVGQTTRQAVVTSFLMVIFSGYVLTALFYK; this is encoded by the coding sequence ATGAAACGCATTTATTCCAAAACCTTGGAACCTTTACTCTATGCCATAGGTTACACTGTATTACTTCTTTTCCGTTCCATCGGCCAGTCTCACCATCTCTATTTCAAACGCAGAGAAATTCTGGAACAAATGTTCATTGCTGGTGTTGGGTCTCTATTTGTAGTTTCTATCGTTTCAATTTTTACAGGAATGATCCTTGGACTGAACACAGGCCTTGGGCTCAGGGACTTTGGAGCTGAGGGTCAAATTGGACTTTTACTCACCATCACCCTCACTCGTGAAATGTCTCCCTTTATGACATCTCTGATCTTGGCAGCTTCTGTAGGTTCTGCGATGGCCGCTGAAATTGGAACCATGAAAGTTTCCGAAGAAATTGATGCATTAGAAGTGATGTCGATAAATCCAATCCGGTATCTTGTGATGCCAAGGATTGTGGGATTTTCTCTTATGGTTCCTGTACTTTGTGTGTATTCTGCCGCCTTAGGAATCTTAGGTGGCGGGATTGTAGGGCATTTTCAATTGGGAATTGATATGATCAGTTACTTCCAAGATGTCTATTATCGTATTTCTTCTGTTCCAGGTCTAAAGGATTTATATGTGGGGCTCTTAAAAGGATATGTCTTTGGAATTGCCATCTCTACCATTTCTTGTAGCCAGGGACTCCGAACCGAAGGTGGTGCCATCGGTGTGGGTCAGACCACAAGACAAGCCGTAGTCACTTCCTTTCTTATGGTCATTTTTTCTGGTTATGTGCTGACAGCCTTATTTTATAAATGA
- the lpxC gene encoding UDP-3-O-acyl-N-acetylglucosamine deacetylase, producing MVTAIHRKTIQNSITLRGIGVHSGKMVTLRLHPAEANTGLIFYLYKGTQKIRIPISLDHVVDTSNATTIGDGSSNRVQTIEHLLAAVHTLGITDCIFEIDSVEVPIMDGSSLPFWEGIRSAGIRVLDETIEPITISNPIWVVDGDKYLVMLPSDELKVTYSIDFNHPLLRGQSYTTTLDESILGTDILPARTFGFLKDVEALQARGLAMGGSLDNAVVLTDDGYLNETLRYDNECVRHKILDLIGDLAVMGRPFRGHLIASKAGHALDISLAKCIMSQVTGNELTQFKSKRVPLFSKKQAVR from the coding sequence ATGGTAACGGCGATACACAGAAAAACGATCCAAAACTCCATCACACTGCGTGGAATTGGGGTCCATTCCGGGAAAATGGTGACTTTACGGCTCCATCCTGCGGAAGCAAATACAGGTCTTATCTTTTATCTCTACAAAGGCACCCAAAAAATCCGGATTCCCATCTCCCTCGACCATGTAGTCGACACAAGTAACGCCACTACCATTGGAGATGGAAGTTCCAACCGAGTGCAAACCATCGAGCACCTTCTCGCCGCTGTCCATACCCTAGGCATTACTGATTGTATTTTTGAAATTGATTCCGTAGAAGTTCCAATTATGGATGGTTCCTCCCTGCCGTTTTGGGAAGGGATCCGCTCTGCAGGAATTCGGGTTTTAGATGAAACCATCGAACCCATTACCATTTCCAACCCAATTTGGGTTGTGGACGGGGACAAATACCTCGTCATGTTACCTTCCGACGAACTCAAAGTCACTTACAGCATCGATTTCAACCACCCCCTCCTCAGAGGACAATCTTACACCACAACCCTTGACGAATCCATTTTAGGGACAGACATCCTTCCTGCCCGAACCTTTGGGTTTTTGAAAGATGTGGAAGCCCTCCAAGCGAGAGGCCTTGCTATGGGTGGATCCCTCGACAATGCGGTAGTTTTGACAGATGATGGGTATTTGAACGAAACCTTACGTTATGACAATGAATGTGTCCGCCACAAAATTCTGGATCTCATCGGGGATTTGGCTGTGATGGGTCGACCCTTCCGTGGCCACTTGATCGCATCCAAGGCGGGTCATGCCCTAGACATTTCACTGGCGAAATGCATTATGAGCCAGGTTACAGGAAACGAACTCACCCAGTTCAAAAGCAAACGAGTTCCACTTTTCTCTAAAAAACAAGCCGTTCGCTAG
- the mce gene encoding mammalian cell entry protein Mce, with product MPTIGRALIVGLLFIFSLVAVGYFTIVTEGGPFQKSGYQLPVYFPDAEGIKIGNKVTIHGVPFGYVSKIRLVQIDEYGNLLPDGESGIGTKVELTLLLKGKVQLFSNYEINIKNESLLSGRVVSLDPGSKFPVDPKTKEYLMTEPALTKVEISPRSGKLMPIQGKVTQDPLVSLSELIAENRSDIRKTVQNIANITGKINEGQGTLGKLINESDVHKSVNTTLGDAQVVLKELREGLEDTREQAPVTSFIRSALSAF from the coding sequence ATGCCTACTATAGGTCGTGCTCTCATCGTCGGTCTTCTTTTTATCTTTTCACTGGTGGCTGTGGGTTATTTTACTATTGTCACAGAAGGTGGCCCTTTTCAAAAATCGGGTTACCAACTCCCCGTCTATTTTCCAGATGCAGAAGGGATCAAAATCGGGAACAAGGTCACAATCCATGGTGTGCCCTTTGGATATGTTTCCAAAATTCGTTTGGTGCAAATCGATGAATATGGAAACCTTCTTCCCGATGGCGAATCAGGGATTGGAACCAAGGTGGAACTCACCTTATTACTCAAGGGAAAGGTACAACTTTTCTCCAATTACGAAATCAATATCAAAAACGAAAGTTTACTTTCAGGACGTGTGGTATCTCTAGATCCAGGTTCCAAGTTTCCTGTGGATCCCAAAACCAAAGAATACCTAATGACGGAACCAGCTCTTACCAAGGTGGAGATCTCTCCTCGTTCCGGAAAACTGATGCCGATCCAAGGAAAAGTGACCCAAGACCCACTGGTTTCTCTTTCCGAACTCATCGCAGAAAACCGCTCTGATATCCGTAAAACTGTCCAAAATATCGCAAACATTACCGGAAAGATCAATGAAGGCCAAGGGACTCTTGGAAAACTGATCAACGAAAGTGATGTCCACAAGTCGGTAAACACAACCCTCGGCGATGCCCAAGTGGTTCTGAAAGAACTGAGGGAAGGTTTGGAAGATACCAGAGAACAAGCACCTGTTACCAGTTTCATTCGTTCCGCACTTAGTGCTTTTTAA
- the ptsP gene encoding phosphoenolpyruvate--protein phosphotransferase gives MEEKTTFKGISAYPGTVYGKVFRWKQTKRKREDRTDLSPDEIKEEVDLLKKGLLKTEEDLSDLVQKSKANIELSEILESQIVFLNDPLFRARVFERIAQNNESAGLALETAVSSLYDEFQSIPDEFFRERADHILDIGKRIESNLYPDKLSDQTKIPEDVILVAKEITPSEMIQLGKCRLRGIATDFGGKTGHTAIIARNYGIPTIVGLKNITSHVEDDDYILLDATKGILNRSPGIDEIKLSGIRSEIHKTQPVREISDGPKEIKTKDGKKFSLRANIDSEDEVDLAFEQGADGIGLVRTEILFIRYVEFKPTEEEQFAVYKRILLKMVGRPVTFRVWDIGADKMENGYEEANPFLGNRGIRYLLRHPHFFKEQLRALLRASEFGTMRIMLPMITTLSEILQTKTLVTESLEELKAAGLVITKKIPIGIMVETPACALNLPFLGNHVDFYSVGTNDLLQYLLAVERNNHLVGDLYNPWQVVFLLLLKNIADVANSQKKPISICGEIGSDPMFTAVLIGLGFRDLSSALPLMREVGEKVQEISTWKAKLLAEQVIGLAGEEKFEEIETLVLETKG, from the coding sequence ATGGAAGAAAAAACCACATTCAAAGGCATTTCAGCCTATCCAGGCACAGTCTACGGCAAAGTTTTCCGGTGGAAACAAACCAAGAGGAAACGGGAAGACCGTACAGACTTATCCCCAGATGAAATCAAAGAGGAAGTAGACCTACTGAAAAAAGGTCTACTCAAAACCGAAGAAGACCTAAGCGATTTAGTCCAAAAATCCAAAGCAAACATTGAACTATCTGAAATTTTAGAATCACAAATTGTATTTTTAAATGATCCCCTTTTCCGTGCTCGTGTTTTTGAACGGATTGCACAAAACAACGAATCGGCGGGTCTTGCCCTAGAAACAGCTGTTAGTTCTTTATACGATGAATTCCAATCCATCCCCGACGAATTCTTTAGGGAACGTGCCGACCATATTTTAGATATTGGAAAAAGGATAGAATCCAATCTTTATCCCGACAAATTGTCCGACCAAACTAAAATTCCAGAAGATGTCATCCTCGTCGCAAAAGAAATCACTCCCTCCGAAATGATCCAACTGGGCAAATGCCGCCTTCGGGGAATTGCCACTGACTTCGGTGGAAAAACCGGCCACACTGCCATCATTGCTAGAAACTATGGAATCCCTACCATTGTGGGTTTAAAAAACATCACCTCACATGTAGAAGACGACGATTATATTTTACTCGATGCCACAAAAGGGATCTTAAACCGTTCCCCTGGAATTGATGAAATCAAACTTTCTGGGATCCGAAGTGAAATTCACAAAACACAACCGGTTCGTGAAATCAGTGATGGTCCGAAAGAAATCAAAACCAAAGATGGAAAAAAGTTTTCTCTCCGTGCCAATATTGATTCCGAAGACGAAGTGGATCTGGCTTTTGAACAAGGAGCGGATGGGATTGGACTTGTCAGAACCGAAATTTTATTCATACGATACGTAGAATTCAAACCCACGGAAGAAGAACAGTTTGCTGTTTATAAACGAATTTTACTCAAAATGGTAGGTCGACCTGTGACATTTCGTGTTTGGGATATCGGGGCCGATAAAATGGAAAATGGATATGAAGAAGCCAATCCATTTCTTGGAAATCGGGGAATCAGGTATCTTTTACGCCATCCACATTTTTTTAAAGAACAACTGAGAGCCCTCCTTCGTGCCAGTGAATTTGGTACTATGCGGATCATGCTTCCTATGATCACAACTCTCTCTGAAATTTTACAGACCAAAACACTCGTAACAGAAAGTTTAGAGGAACTAAAAGCAGCAGGGCTTGTGATCACCAAAAAAATTCCCATCGGAATTATGGTCGAAACCCCGGCCTGTGCCTTAAACCTACCTTTCCTTGGAAATCATGTGGATTTTTATAGTGTGGGAACCAATGACCTCTTACAATACCTACTCGCAGTCGAGCGTAACAACCATTTGGTGGGAGATTTATACAACCCATGGCAGGTTGTGTTTCTCTTACTTCTTAAAAACATTGCAGATGTGGCCAATTCCCAGAAAAAACCCATTAGTATTTGTGGAGAAATTGGAAGTGATCCTATGTTCACAGCCGTTCTCATTGGTCTCGGGTTTCGGGATTTGAGTTCTGCCTTACCACTCATGCGTGAAGTAGGTGAAAAGGTTC
- a CDS encoding ABC transporter ATP-binding protein — METFAIEMKNVHKTFGKRKILQGMNLTVKQGETMVILGPSGTGKSVSLKHITGLLDPDEGDCQIFGESIVTAGEKKREELRSKLGVLFQSGALINWLTVYENVALPLREHKIANGAELDRIVMEKLKWLDLVPAKDTLPSNISGGMKKRVGLARALTSQPKIVLYDEPTSGLDPVMSNVINDLVIRLQKELGLTSVVVTHDMSSAYRIADRISFLYEGKVLFCGTSEEIQKSPNPVIQQFIHGNTVGPMILDHSELKKGKSN; from the coding sequence ATGGAAACCTTTGCTATTGAAATGAAAAACGTCCATAAAACTTTCGGCAAACGAAAGATCTTACAAGGGATGAATCTTACCGTCAAACAAGGAGAGACGATGGTCATCCTTGGCCCTTCTGGTACAGGAAAATCGGTCAGTCTCAAACATATCACAGGGCTTCTCGATCCCGATGAAGGAGATTGTCAGATTTTTGGAGAATCCATTGTCACTGCAGGTGAAAAAAAAAGAGAAGAACTAAGATCCAAACTGGGAGTCCTTTTCCAATCAGGGGCTCTCATCAACTGGCTCACCGTGTATGAAAATGTGGCACTCCCCTTACGAGAACATAAAATTGCGAATGGAGCCGAACTGGATCGGATTGTGATGGAAAAATTAAAATGGCTAGACCTAGTTCCCGCCAAAGACACGTTACCCAGTAATATCTCAGGCGGGATGAAAAAACGTGTGGGTCTTGCTCGTGCCCTCACTTCTCAACCTAAAATCGTGTTATACGATGAGCCCACATCGGGTCTTGATCCCGTTATGTCCAATGTCATCAATGATCTGGTGATTCGTTTGCAAAAGGAACTTGGACTTACCTCTGTTGTGGTCACACATGATATGAGTTCCGCCTACAGGATTGCGGATCGGATTAGTTTTCTCTATGAAGGCAAAGTCCTGTTTTGCGGAACCTCTGAAGAAATTCAAAAATCACCGAACCCGGTCATCCAACAGTTCATTCACGGAAACACAGTCGGTCCAATGATTCTGGATCATTCTGAATTAAAAAAAGGAAAATCCAATTGA